One region of Carbonactinospora thermoautotrophica genomic DNA includes:
- a CDS encoding ArsR/SmtB family transcription factor gives MVSRRRVELPVVDVARLCCSPLVREPLSAEQAGELARVFKALSDPVRLRLLSLIASHEGGEACVCELSGAFDLTGPTISHHLKVLREAGLINCERRGTWVYYWVLPQTLQRLAGVLAPEGVRA, from the coding sequence ATGGTCTCTAGACGACGAGTGGAGCTGCCCGTGGTGGACGTGGCGCGCCTGTGCTGCTCCCCGCTGGTCCGCGAGCCGCTGTCCGCCGAGCAGGCCGGTGAGCTGGCGCGGGTGTTCAAGGCGTTGAGCGATCCGGTGCGGCTGCGGCTGCTGTCCTTGATCGCCTCCCACGAGGGTGGGGAGGCGTGCGTGTGCGAGCTGAGCGGGGCGTTCGACCTGACCGGGCCGACGATCTCCCACCACCTGAAGGTGCTGCGGGAGGCCGGGTTGATCAATTGCGAGCGGCGCGGCACCTGGGTCTACTACTGGGTGCTCCCGCAGACGCTGCAGCGGCTCGCCGGGGTGCTCGCCCCCGAGGGAGTGCGCGCGTGA
- the pstA gene encoding phosphate ABC transporter permease PstA, protein MTAPAPATTRERAMSRLRGPRLRLGEQAFHVLLLASLAIAVLFLATLLVYVVYQGWPRLDARLWTDFPSIRRPERAGAQSAIFGTLWVISLTALFCLPVGVAAAIYLEEYADPKRWYNRLIEINIQNLAAVPSIVYGILGLGVIARGLGFGPTVITAALTLSLLVLPVVIISAREAIRAVPNSVRLGSLALGATHWQTISRQVLPAAIPGIATGSILALSRAIGEAAPLLLLGAATYVAFNPEGLASAYTVLPIQIYNWISQSRAEFTTLASAAIVVLLVILLAMNSVAILLRNRFQKRW, encoded by the coding sequence GTGACCGCGCCGGCACCCGCCACCACCCGGGAACGCGCCATGAGCCGGCTCCGCGGCCCCCGCCTGCGCCTCGGCGAGCAGGCCTTCCACGTCCTGCTGCTGGCCAGCCTGGCGATCGCCGTGCTCTTCCTCGCCACCCTCCTGGTCTACGTCGTCTACCAGGGGTGGCCGCGCCTGGACGCGCGCCTGTGGACCGACTTCCCCTCCATCCGCCGCCCGGAGCGGGCCGGTGCCCAGTCGGCGATCTTCGGCACCCTGTGGGTGATCTCGCTGACCGCGCTGTTCTGCCTGCCGGTCGGGGTCGCGGCAGCGATCTACCTGGAGGAGTACGCCGACCCCAAGCGGTGGTACAACCGCCTGATCGAGATCAACATCCAGAACCTCGCCGCGGTGCCGTCGATCGTCTACGGAATCCTGGGGCTGGGTGTCATCGCCCGCGGCCTGGGCTTCGGCCCGACGGTGATCACCGCGGCGCTGACGCTGTCGCTGCTGGTGCTGCCGGTCGTGATCATCTCCGCGCGGGAGGCGATCCGCGCTGTCCCCAACTCCGTGCGGCTCGGTTCCCTCGCCCTCGGCGCCACCCACTGGCAGACCATCAGCCGCCAGGTGCTGCCCGCCGCCATCCCCGGCATCGCCACCGGCTCGATCCTCGCCCTGTCCCGCGCGATCGGGGAGGCCGCTCCGCTGCTGCTGCTCGGCGCCGCCACCTACGTGGCGTTCAACCCCGAGGGCCTGGCCAGCGCCTACACCGTGCTGCCGATCCAGATCTACAACTGGATCAGCCAGTCCCGCGCGGAGTTCACCACCCTCGCCTCCGCCGCGATCGTCGTGCTGCTGGTGATCCTGCTCGCCATGAACTCCGTCGCGATCCTGCTGCGCAACCGCTTCCAGAAGCGGTGGTGA
- a CDS encoding ArsR/SmtB family transcription factor, which produces MTEIVERPATQETCASTGLPEPMPRQEAERLARLFKAVADPTRLQLLSMIQGSPTGEACVCDLTEPFGLTQPTISHHLKILIDAGLLRREKRAIWSWYSITPEHHDTLRRLLP; this is translated from the coding sequence GTGACGGAGATTGTTGAGCGACCGGCCACCCAGGAGACCTGCGCCAGCACAGGGCTACCCGAGCCGATGCCGCGCCAGGAAGCGGAACGGCTCGCCCGCCTGTTCAAGGCCGTAGCGGACCCCACCCGCCTGCAACTGCTCAGCATGATCCAAGGCAGCCCCACCGGCGAAGCCTGCGTCTGCGACCTCACCGAACCCTTCGGCCTGACCCAACCGACGATCAGCCACCACCTGAAGATCCTCATCGACGCTGGCCTGCTCCGCCGCGAAAAGCGCGCCATCTGGTCCTGGTACTCGATCACACCCGAGCACCACGACACCCTGCGCCGACTCCTCCCCTGA
- a CDS encoding arsenate reductase ArsC has product MSDKPSVLFVCVHNAGRSQMAAGFLAHLAGDRIEVRSAGSAPADQVNPVAVAAMREVGIDISANQPKILTPEAVQASDVVITMGCGDACPVFPGKRYLDWQLDDPAGQPLERVRLVRDEIRARVEKLISELLGEGTR; this is encoded by the coding sequence GTGTCGGACAAGCCCAGCGTGCTGTTCGTCTGCGTGCACAACGCCGGCCGCTCCCAGATGGCCGCCGGCTTCCTCGCACACCTGGCCGGCGACCGGATCGAGGTCCGCTCCGCCGGCTCCGCCCCCGCCGACCAGGTCAACCCCGTCGCCGTGGCGGCCATGCGCGAGGTCGGCATCGACATCTCCGCCAACCAGCCCAAGATCCTCACCCCCGAGGCGGTCCAGGCCTCCGACGTGGTGATCACCATGGGCTGCGGCGACGCCTGCCCGGTCTTCCCCGGCAAGCGGTACCTGGACTGGCAGCTCGACGACCCCGCCGGCCAGCCCCTGGAGCGGGTCCGCCTCGTCCGGGACGAGATCCGCGCCCGCGTGGAGAAGCTCATCAGCGAGCTGCTCGGGGAGGGGACCCGGTGA
- the pstC gene encoding phosphate ABC transporter permease subunit PstC: MTTNSVSNTAPGTVRRSLGRTRPRYGERVIQVVLLAAALVSVATTVGIVVSLVPPTVEFFSQVSWREFFGGTDWAPLFNPPGYGVWPLVTATLLITGIAILVAVPLGLASAIYLSEYATPRTRTTFKPILEILAGIPTVVYGFFALKFVTPQLQHLLPVNVDVFNALAAGIVMGIMIIPTVASLSEDAMAAVPQALRHGAYALGSTKRTVSLRVVVPAALSGIVAAIVLGLSRAVGETMIVAIAAGNQPNLTFNPLQAMQTMTGFIASAGSGDLPTASLHYKTIFAVGALLFVMTFAMNFLSIRLVRRFREVYE, from the coding sequence GTGACCACGAACTCCGTGTCGAACACTGCCCCGGGGACCGTGCGCCGGTCCCTGGGGCGGACCCGCCCCCGCTACGGTGAGCGCGTCATCCAGGTGGTGCTGCTCGCCGCCGCGCTGGTGTCGGTCGCCACGACCGTCGGCATCGTGGTGTCGCTGGTCCCGCCCACGGTGGAGTTCTTCAGCCAGGTGAGTTGGCGGGAGTTCTTCGGCGGCACCGACTGGGCGCCGCTGTTCAACCCGCCCGGCTACGGGGTGTGGCCGCTGGTCACCGCGACCCTGCTGATCACCGGGATCGCCATCCTGGTGGCGGTGCCGCTGGGGCTCGCGTCGGCGATCTACCTCAGCGAGTACGCCACCCCGCGCACCCGCACGACGTTCAAGCCGATCCTGGAGATCCTGGCCGGCATCCCCACGGTGGTGTACGGGTTCTTCGCCCTGAAGTTCGTCACCCCGCAGCTTCAGCACCTGCTCCCCGTGAACGTGGACGTGTTCAACGCGCTCGCGGCCGGCATCGTCATGGGCATCATGATCATCCCCACGGTCGCGTCCCTGTCGGAGGACGCCATGGCCGCCGTCCCGCAGGCGCTGCGCCACGGCGCCTACGCGCTCGGGTCCACCAAGCGGACGGTCTCGCTGCGGGTGGTCGTGCCGGCCGCCCTGTCCGGGATCGTCGCGGCGATCGTGCTCGGCCTGTCCCGCGCCGTCGGCGAGACGATGATCGTCGCCATCGCGGCCGGCAACCAGCCGAACCTCACCTTCAACCCGCTGCAGGCGATGCAGACCATGACCGGGTTCATCGCCTCGGCCGGCTCCGGGGACCTGCCGACCGCGTCCCTGCACTACAAGACGATCTTCGCCGTCGGCGCCCTGCTGTTCGTCATGACGTTCGCGATGAATTTCCTCAGCATCCGCCTGGTCCGCAGGTTCCGGGAGGTGTACGAGTGA
- a CDS encoding response regulator transcription factor produces the protein MAPLTLLIADTDDEQACRLAAKLREHHIHAEVCTDGAEALLQVGTLQPDVLLMRAHLPLIGGATLVHVLRRHRDLPIIIGLGVGDETAEVTKALAAGATACVAHPYQLHQLLLILQVIRSGAAVPPDLGDPILEAAGIQLNTANLEVRYQGRRIPMPLQEFKLLRFLMLNADKVVTRQQIRDAVWGPNYRGETNTLTVHIRRLRTRLGDDQDRPRLIQTVRGLGYRLVVPDNGPGQFAPQS, from the coding sequence GTGGCGCCGCTGACCCTGCTCATCGCCGACACCGACGACGAGCAAGCCTGCCGGCTCGCCGCCAAGCTGCGCGAGCACCACATCCACGCCGAGGTCTGCACCGACGGCGCCGAGGCCCTGCTACAGGTGGGCACGCTCCAGCCCGACGTGCTGCTCATGCGCGCCCACCTGCCCCTCATCGGCGGCGCCACCCTCGTCCATGTCCTGCGCCGCCACCGCGACCTTCCGATCATCATCGGGCTCGGGGTCGGCGACGAGACCGCGGAGGTGACCAAGGCCCTCGCGGCCGGCGCCACCGCGTGCGTTGCCCACCCCTACCAACTCCACCAGCTCCTGCTGATCCTGCAGGTCATCCGCAGCGGCGCCGCCGTACCCCCCGACCTGGGGGACCCGATCCTCGAAGCCGCCGGCATCCAGCTCAACACCGCCAACCTCGAGGTCCGCTACCAGGGCCGGCGCATCCCCATGCCGCTGCAGGAGTTCAAGCTGCTGCGCTTCCTCATGCTCAACGCCGACAAGGTCGTCACCCGCCAGCAGATCCGCGACGCGGTATGGGGCCCGAACTACCGGGGCGAAACCAACACCCTCACCGTGCACATCCGCCGCCTGCGCACCCGCCTCGGCGACGACCAGGACCGCCCCCGCCTGATCCAGACCGTCCGCGGGCTCGGCTACCGTCTCGTCGTCCCCGACAACGGCCCAGGCCAGTTCGCCCCACAGTCATAA
- the pstB gene encoding phosphate ABC transporter ATP-binding protein PstB, producing the protein MTEPRTRTSTTRPHPSQAGNMPTRDTHAPAPRAATHPRNVSPVLDPIFEISDLSVWYGDYQAVRDVTLQIGRCQITALIGPSGCGKSTVLRCFNRMNDLIPGARVDGKILFDGEDLYADYVDPIEVRRRIGMVFQKPNPFPKSIYDNVAYGPRVNGMKGNLDDIVEKALTGAALWDEVKDKLKHNALALSGGQQQRLCIARAIAVKPEVILMDEPCSALDPLATSKIEDLMQTLAGEYTIIIVTHNMQQAARVSDRTAFFTAEVDEQGVRHGRLVEYDNTSRIFSTPADKRTEDYISGRFG; encoded by the coding sequence ATGACCGAACCCCGCACCCGCACCTCGACCACCCGCCCGCATCCCAGCCAGGCAGGAAACATGCCCACTCGCGACACCCACGCCCCCGCTCCGCGTGCCGCGACCCACCCCCGCAACGTCAGCCCGGTGCTCGACCCGATCTTCGAGATCTCCGACCTGTCCGTCTGGTACGGGGACTACCAGGCCGTGCGCGACGTGACCCTGCAGATCGGCCGGTGCCAGATCACCGCTCTCATCGGCCCGTCCGGCTGCGGCAAGAGCACCGTGCTGCGCTGCTTCAACCGGATGAACGACCTCATCCCCGGCGCCCGCGTGGACGGCAAGATCCTCTTCGACGGGGAAGACCTCTACGCCGACTACGTCGATCCCATCGAGGTGCGCCGCCGCATCGGCATGGTCTTCCAAAAGCCCAACCCGTTCCCCAAGTCCATCTACGACAACGTCGCCTACGGCCCGCGCGTGAACGGCATGAAGGGCAACCTCGACGACATCGTCGAGAAGGCGCTCACCGGCGCGGCCTTGTGGGACGAGGTCAAGGACAAGCTCAAGCACAACGCCCTCGCCCTGTCCGGCGGTCAGCAGCAGCGGCTGTGCATCGCCCGCGCGATCGCGGTCAAGCCCGAGGTGATCCTCATGGACGAGCCCTGCTCCGCGCTCGACCCGCTCGCCACCTCCAAGATCGAGGACCTGATGCAGACGCTCGCCGGCGAGTACACCATCATCATCGTCACCCACAACATGCAGCAGGCCGCTCGGGTATCCGACCGCACCGCGTTCTTCACCGCCGAGGTCGACGAGCAGGGTGTGCGGCACGGGCGGCTGGTGGAGTACGACAACACCTCCCGTATCTTCTCCACCCCCGCGGACAAGCGCACCGAGGACTACATCTCCGGCCGTTTCGGATGA
- a CDS encoding ABC transporter permease, which produces MASLLRPTGTEDQARSLGAGPEQVRAAHPANLRGDSRGRLLAVVLFTAAVKRTAAVAALLTLWEMLPRAGVVERTFLPPFSDVARAWWTLVNSGQLISDATVSLSRSLAGFGLAILLAIPLGLLIAWYKPVAQILSPLLEVFRNTAALALLPVFTLILGIGETSKIALVVYSCSWPILLNTISGVKEVDPLLVKSAKSMGLGSVRLFQKVILPGAVPTIFTGIRLADAYSILILVAAEMVGAKAGLGYLINYAQFNFQIPQMYAGIITISAIGVVFNQGLLAVERRFSTWRNTATG; this is translated from the coding sequence TTGGCTAGCCTGCTGCGCCCGACCGGCACGGAAGACCAGGCCAGGTCGCTCGGCGCCGGACCGGAGCAGGTCCGCGCGGCGCATCCGGCGAACCTGCGCGGCGACTCGCGGGGCCGCCTGCTGGCCGTCGTGCTGTTCACCGCAGCCGTCAAGCGGACCGCCGCAGTGGCCGCCCTGCTCACCCTGTGGGAGATGCTGCCTCGTGCCGGCGTCGTGGAACGGACCTTCCTCCCGCCGTTCTCAGACGTCGCCCGCGCGTGGTGGACGCTGGTGAACAGCGGGCAGTTGATATCCGACGCCACGGTCAGCCTCAGCCGCTCGCTCGCCGGCTTCGGCCTGGCGATCCTTCTCGCCATCCCGCTCGGACTGCTCATCGCCTGGTACAAGCCGGTCGCGCAGATCCTGAGCCCGCTGCTGGAGGTCTTCCGGAACACGGCCGCGCTGGCGCTGCTGCCGGTCTTCACACTCATCCTCGGCATCGGCGAAACGTCGAAGATCGCGCTGGTCGTGTACTCGTGCTCCTGGCCGATCCTGCTCAACACGATCAGCGGGGTGAAGGAGGTCGACCCGCTACTGGTCAAGTCCGCGAAGTCGATGGGGCTGGGGTCGGTGCGCCTGTTCCAGAAGGTGATCCTGCCCGGGGCCGTGCCCACCATCTTCACCGGAATCCGCCTGGCCGACGCCTACTCGATCCTCATCCTGGTGGCCGCCGAGATGGTCGGCGCCAAAGCCGGGCTCGGCTACCTCATCAACTACGCACAGTTCAACTTCCAAATCCCGCAGATGTACGCCGGCATCATCACGATCTCGGCGATCGGCGTGGTGTTCAACCAGGGCCTGCTCGCTGTGGAGCGCCGGTTCTCAACCTGGCGCAACACGGCGACCGGCTGA
- the arsB gene encoding ACR3 family arsenite efflux transporter, which translates to MIAGLLAGRWIPGLGAALDAVKLDGISLPIAVGLLAMMYPVLAKVRYDRLDTVTRDTRLLVPSLVLNWLVGPAVMFALAWLFLPDLPEYRTGLIIVGLARCIAMVIIWNDLARGDREAAAVLVALNSVFQVLAFGLLGWFYLDLLPGWLGLDTAALEVSAWDIARSVLIFLGVPLAAGYASRRFGERAKGRVWYETRFLPRVGPVALYGLLFTIVILFALQGDQITSRPLDVARIALPLLAYFALMWAGSFALGKAVGLGYERTATLAFTAAGNNFELAIAVAVATFGVTSGQALAGVVGPLIEVPVLVALVYVSLWARRRLSFRNPLERINAETAETGA; encoded by the coding sequence ATGATCGCCGGGCTGCTGGCGGGCCGGTGGATTCCGGGTCTGGGCGCGGCCCTGGACGCGGTCAAGCTGGATGGGATCTCGCTGCCGATCGCGGTCGGGTTGCTGGCGATGATGTACCCGGTGCTGGCCAAGGTCCGCTACGACCGGCTGGACACCGTCACCCGCGACACCCGGCTGCTCGTGCCGTCCCTGGTGCTGAACTGGCTGGTCGGCCCGGCGGTGATGTTCGCCCTCGCCTGGCTGTTCCTGCCCGACCTGCCCGAGTACCGCACCGGGCTGATCATCGTCGGGCTCGCCCGCTGCATCGCCATGGTCATCATCTGGAATGACCTGGCGCGCGGGGACCGGGAGGCGGCCGCGGTGCTGGTCGCGTTGAACTCGGTGTTCCAGGTGCTCGCGTTCGGGCTGCTCGGCTGGTTCTACCTGGACCTGCTGCCCGGTTGGCTCGGCCTGGACACCGCGGCGCTGGAGGTGTCGGCGTGGGACATCGCCCGCTCGGTGCTGATCTTCCTCGGCGTCCCGCTGGCCGCCGGCTACGCCTCCCGCCGGTTCGGGGAGCGGGCGAAGGGCCGTGTCTGGTACGAGACCCGGTTCCTGCCGCGCGTCGGCCCAGTCGCCCTGTACGGGCTGCTGTTCACGATCGTGATCCTGTTCGCGCTGCAGGGGGACCAGATCACCTCCCGCCCGCTGGACGTGGCCCGGATCGCGCTGCCGCTGCTGGCCTACTTCGCGCTGATGTGGGCCGGGTCGTTCGCCCTGGGCAAGGCCGTCGGCCTGGGGTACGAGCGCACCGCCACCCTGGCGTTCACCGCGGCCGGGAACAACTTCGAGCTCGCCATCGCGGTCGCCGTCGCCACCTTCGGCGTCACCTCCGGCCAGGCGCTCGCCGGCGTGGTCGGCCCCCTGATCGAGGTCCCCGTCCTCGTCGCGCTGGTTTACGTCTCCCTGTGGGCCCGGCGCCGGCTGTCCTTCCGCAACCCGCTCGAGCGCATCAACGCGGAGACAGCGGAGACCGGCGCGTGA
- a CDS encoding PstS family phosphate ABC transporter substrate-binding protein, which translates to MMLLAACGGQNTGSDTSTEGRELTGTVKVDGSSTVAPLSTAAAELFAEGQPKVQVTIGTSGTGGGFEKFCRGETDISDASRPIKDEEKAACEKNGVKYEEFTVANDALTVVVNKNNTWAECLTVEQLKKIWEPGSKITNWNQADPEFPDEPLKLFGAGTDSGTFDYFTEAIVGKQGASRTDYSPTEDDNVTVQGVAGSTGGLGYFGFSYFEENADKLKAVKIDTGNGCVAPSKETTQNGTYKPLSRPLFIYPSAKALQRPEALAFVEYYVSRHKEIAQDARFIPLNAAQEQELRADLEKLKEHAGS; encoded by the coding sequence GTGATGCTGCTGGCGGCCTGCGGCGGCCAGAACACCGGGTCGGACACCTCGACTGAGGGGCGGGAACTCACCGGAACGGTCAAGGTCGACGGGTCGAGCACGGTCGCGCCGCTGAGCACCGCGGCCGCGGAACTGTTCGCCGAGGGGCAACCCAAGGTCCAGGTGACGATCGGCACGTCCGGCACCGGCGGCGGGTTCGAGAAGTTCTGCCGCGGGGAGACCGACATCTCCGACGCCTCCCGCCCGATCAAGGACGAGGAGAAGGCGGCGTGTGAGAAGAACGGGGTCAAGTACGAGGAGTTCACCGTCGCCAACGACGCGCTCACCGTCGTGGTGAACAAGAACAACACCTGGGCCGAGTGTCTGACGGTCGAGCAGCTGAAGAAGATCTGGGAGCCCGGCTCGAAGATCACCAACTGGAACCAGGCCGACCCCGAGTTCCCCGACGAGCCGCTGAAGCTGTTCGGCGCCGGCACCGACTCGGGCACCTTCGACTACTTCACCGAGGCCATCGTCGGTAAGCAGGGCGCGAGCCGCACCGACTACAGCCCGACCGAGGACGACAACGTCACCGTCCAGGGCGTGGCCGGCTCCACGGGGGGTCTGGGCTACTTCGGGTTCTCCTACTTCGAGGAGAACGCCGACAAGCTCAAGGCGGTGAAGATCGACACCGGCAACGGGTGTGTCGCCCCCAGCAAGGAGACGACGCAGAACGGCACCTACAAGCCGTTGTCCCGCCCGCTGTTCATCTACCCCTCCGCCAAGGCCCTGCAGCGGCCCGAGGCGCTCGCGTTCGTCGAGTACTACGTGAGCCGGCACAAGGAGATCGCCCAGGACGCGCGGTTCATCCCGCTCAACGCCGCCCAGGAGCAGGAGCTGCGCGCCGACCTTGAGAAGCTCAAGGAACACGCGGGCTCGTGA